One window of Syngnathus acus chromosome 16, fSynAcu1.2, whole genome shotgun sequence genomic DNA carries:
- the si:ch211-254p10.2 gene encoding solute carrier family 40 member 1: MSQRAESSQCGGVVVEFEPDDIRNARAKKARSIPGSALIYLKGPKFLIYVSGALSMWGDRMWHFAISVFLIELYGRNLLLTAVFGLVVAGSVLLLGALIGDWVDRNPRNKVAHASLFIQNISVTICSIVLMLVFSYKQRIEQIWDGWLTVVCYTVVIVLADVANLASTALTIAIQRDWIIVITGYNRGHLAGMNATMRRIDQVTNILAPLAVGQVMTLASNVVGCGFILGWNLISLIVEFFFLSRVYRIVPALSVKPPTVEVDQANLQGMDQRGTQGEGQVVHPLTESNSDASLHLKEITNLPLCFRRFRWLVSTCKDGWRSYYQQPVFLAGMGLAFLYTTVLGFDCITTGYAYTQGISGSLLSLLMGVSAITGLMGTVMFTRLRKTYGLINTGIISSCLHLGCLLLCVCSVFAPGSPMDLSLLMPYFTSNSSSELGEMASQRQKHTSPLRGGSNQPLLPDRSSIHWTNNTVLFDNVPSGSAPESYISIIFLFMGVITARIGLWSFDLTVTQLLQENICESERGVVNGVQSSMNYLMDLLHFIMVISAPQPQHFGILVLISVLFITTGHTMYFLYAHKAKRKRRPAT, from the exons ATGTCTCAGCGAGCCGAGTCCTCCCAATGTGGCGGCGTTGTGGTCGAGTTCGAGCCTGACGACATCAGGAATGCGAGAGCCAAAAAAGCCAGGAGCATACCAG GTTCAGCGCTTATCTACCTCAAGGGTCCCAAGTTCCTCATCTATGTCAGTGGAGCGTTGTCAATGTGG GGTGACCGAATGTGGCACTTTGCCATCTCTGTGTTCCTGATTGAGCTGTACGGACGTAACTTGCTGTTGACTGCAGTGTTCGGCTTGGTGGTGGCCGGCTCGGTGCTCCTCCTCGGAGCTTTGATCGGGGACTGGGTTGACCGCAATCCCAGGAATAAAG TTGCACATGCGTCTCTTTTCATCCAGAACATCTCAGTGACAATTTGTAGCATTGTGCTCATGTTGGTCTTCTCATATAAGCAAAGGATTGAGCAGATCTGGGACGGCTGGCTTACT GTGGTTTGTTATACGGTGGTGATCGTCCTGGCAGATGTGGCAAACCTCGCAAGCACTGCGCTGACCATCGCCATCCAGAGGGACTGGATCATTGTCATCACCGGTTACAACCGAGGCCACCTGGCCG GAATGAATGCCACCATGAGACGGATAGATCAGGTGACCAACATCCTGGCACCGCTGGCGGTGGGGCAGGTCATGACCCTAGCCTCCAACGTAGTTGGTTGTGGCTTCATCCTGGGATGGAACCTCATCTCTCTCATTGTGGAGTTCTTCTTCTTGTCGCGGGTGTACCGCATCGTACCCGCTCTTTCTGTCAAACCACCGACGGTGGAGGTGGACCAGGCCAATCTGCAAGGGATGGACCAGAGAGGAACGCAAG GTGAAGGTCAAGTGGTTCATCCTCTGACAGAAAGCAACAGCGATGCGAGCCTTCACCTGAAAGAAATCACCAACCTCCCGCTGTGCTTCCGGAGGTTCCGCTGGCTGGTGAGCACCTGCAAGGACGGATGGAGGTCTTACTATCAGCAGCCGGTCTTCCTGGCGGGAATGGGCCTGGCGTTCCTCTACACCACCGTACTGGGCTTTGATTGCATCACCACCGGCTACGCCTACACTCAAGGCATAAGCGGCTCCCTCCTCAGTTTGCTGATGGGCGTGTCGGCCATCACGGGTCTGATGGGCACCGTCATGTTTACGAGACTGAGGAAGACGTACGGTCTGATCAACACTGGCATCATCTCCAGCTGCCTCCACCTGGGCTGCTTGCTCTTGTGTGTTTGCTCCGTCTTTGCCCCCGGCAGTCCCATGGATCTTAGCTTGCTCATGCCCTACTTTACCTCAAACTCCTCCTCGGAGCTTGGAGAAATGGCGagtcaaagacaaaaacatacGTCTCCGCTGAGGGGAGGCAGCAATCAACCACTTTTGCCCGACCGCTCCTCCATCCACtggaccaacaacactgtgcTTTTTGACAACGTGCCCTCCGGTAGCGCGCCGGAGTCTTACATCTCCATCATCTTCTTGTTCATGGGGGTCATCACGGCACGCATCG GTTTGTGGTCCTTTGACCTGACAGTCACCCAGCTGTTGCAGGAGAACATCTGTGAGTCCGAGCGAGGTGTTGTAAATGGGGTGCAGAGCTCTATGAATTACCTGATGGACCTGCTGCACTTCATAATGGTCATCTCTGCTCCACAGCCGCAGCATTTCGGCATCCTAGTTCTCATTTCTGTGCTTTTCATCACCACTGGACACACTATGTACTTCCTGTATGCGCACAAAGCCAAGAGAAAACGTCGCCCGGCCACTTAA
- the slc6a19b gene encoding solute carrier family 6 member 19b, giving the protein MKLTLPNSGLDDRIPSHQQLEKLEQEGSGDRQKWDNKAQYMLTCVGFCVGLGNVWRFPYLCQSHGGGAFMIPFLILLVLEGIPLLHLEFAIGQRLRGGSLGVWSSIHPYLTGIGIASMCVSLTISLYYNTIIAWILWYFFNSFQDPLPWSYCPMNDNLTGLVSECAKSSPVDYFWYRETLNTTTSIVDDGGIQWWTLLSHICAWSVLYVCIVRGIETTGKAVYVTSTLPYVVLTIFLIRGLTLKGSLSGLKFLFTPELSELANPSTWMNAGAQVFYSFSLAFGGLISFSSYNSVHNNCQQDAVIISIINGITSVFAATVIYTVIGFRATQQFDTCMNENILMLLNTFDLPEGNIIESNYTEALQQLNATHPDVIQGLTLGICDLKTFLSEGVEGTGLAFIVFTESITKMPFSPLWSVLFFIMLFSLGLSSMFGNIEGIVVPLQDLKVFPKKWPKEAVTGVTCVICCLVGLLFVQGSGNYWLSLFDTYGGSIPLLVIGFSEMFAVVYIYGIDRFNDDIEFMTGRRPNIFWQATWRFISPLIMIFIVIFYFITEVSKKISYKAWDPEYEKFPTLEEKSYPSWVYVAIFVLAGIPSLAIPLIAIFKCLRAKMTKKSQFSTQINDEPKLPLA; this is encoded by the exons ATGAAGCTCACACTCCCAAACTCGGGCCTGGATGACAGGATACCGTCACACCAGCAGCTAGAGAAGCTGGAGCAGGAGGGATCTGGAGACAGGCAGAAATGGGACAACAAGGCACAGTATATGCTGACCTGCGTGGGATTCTGTGTAGGACTTGGAAATGTCTGGCGCTTCCCCTATTTGTGTCAGAGTCATGGAGGAG GGGCGTTTATGATTCCCTTTCTAATCCTGCTGGTTCTGGAGGGAATCCCGCTGCTGCATCTGGAGTTTGCCATCGGTCAGCGTTTGAGGGGAGGCAGTTTGGGAGTGTGGTCCTCCATTCATCCTTACTTGACCGGCATCG GTATCGCCTCCATGTGTGTCTCGCTGACCATCAGCTTATACTACAACACCATCATTGCTTGGATTCTTTGGTACTtcttcaattcatttcaagaTCCTCTACCTTGGAGTTATTGTCCGATGAATGACAATTTAACAG GTTTGGTTTCGGAGTGCGCAAAAAGCTCCCCAGTGGACTATTTCTGGTACAGAGAGACTCTGAACACAACTACGAGTATTGTGGATGATGGCGGCATCCAATGGTGGACCTTGTTGAGTCATATATGTGCCTGGTCTGTGCTCTACGTCTGCATCGTGCGGGGGATCGAGACAACTGGCAAG gctgTTTATGTGACTTCGACTCTTCCGTATGTGGTGTTGACCATCTTCCTGATCAGAGGATTGACGCTGAAGGGATCTTTGAGTGGACTCAAATTTCTATTCACACCTGAG CTGTCAGAGCTGGCGAACCCTTCAACGTGGATGAACGCGGGTGCCCAGGTCTTCTACTCCTTCTCTCTGGCTTTTGGGGGCCTCATATCCTTCTCCAGCTACAACTCGGTGCA taACAACTGCCAACAGGACGCCGTGATCATCTCCATCATCAACGGCATCACGTCGGTGTTTGCCGCTACGGTCATCTACACCGTCATCGGATTTAGGGCGACGCAACAATTTGACACCTGCATGAACGA GAACATTCTGATGCTGCTAAACACATTTGACCTTCCTGAGGGAAACATCATTGAGAGCAACTACACGGAGGCTTTACAGCAACTCAATGCAACGCATCCCGATGTTATTCAAGGGCTGACTCTGGgaatttgtgatttaaaaacgTTCCTCAGTGAG ggaGTCGAAGGAACCGGTTTGGCGTTCATCGTGTTCACAGAATCCATCACCAAGATGCCCTTCTCTCCATTGTGGTCCGTTCTCTTCTTCATCATGCTCTTCAGCCTCGGCCTGTCCTCCATGTTTGGGAACATTGAAGGCATCGTGGTACCACTCCAAGACCTTAAGGTCTTTCCGAAAAAGTGGCCCAAAGAAGCCGTGACCG GTGTGACATGTGTGATCTGCTGTTTGGTGGGCCTCCTTTTTGTCCAAGGCTCAGGGAATTATTGGCTGTCTTTATTTGACACTTATGGAGGATCAATCCCACTTCTGGTCATTGGATTTAGCGAGATGTTCGCAGTTGTTTACATATATGGGATTGACAG GTTCAATGACGACATCGAGTTTATGACTGGACGCAGACCTAACATTTTTTGGCAGGCTACATGGAGATTTATCAGTCCGCTCATCATGATCTTTATCGTAATCTTTTACTTCATCACTGAAGTTTCAAAAAAGATCTCTTACAAAGCCTGGGATCCGGAATAT gaaaaatTCCCAACTCTGGAGGAGAAGTCGTATCCTTCATGGGTTTATGTGGCCATCTTCGTCCTGGCAGGCATTCCCAGTCTTGCCATACCTCTCATTGCCATCTTTAAATGTTTAAGGGCAAAGATGACAAAGAAGTCACAATTCTCCACTCAAATAAATGATGAGCCCAAATTACCGCTTGCATGA